The Dokdonia donghaensis DSW-1 DNA window CTCATCACATAGTTCGTAAGTATTATTATAAAGTGCTTTAGATTGATTTATATATCCTACTGCGTGAGGGTATTTAGCTTCATCTATATCGTATTTTCCATAGATATTGTAATTATAGATACGTATACCTACTTCCACAATAAGAAATAAACCTACTAAGGTTATTAGCGTTATTTTAATAACCTTCTTAATCATTACCCTCTCAGCTTCAAATTCAATTCTTGCAGTTGCTCATTGTCAAGAGGAGCAGGGGCATCTATCATTACATCACGACCGCTATTGTTTTTTGGGAAAGCAATAAAGTCACGTATAGTCTCTTGACCACCTAGTATAGCTACAAGTCTGTCTAGTCCAAAAGCAAGACCACCGTGTGGAGGTGCTCCATACTCAAAAGCGTCCATTAGGAAGCCAAACTGTGCTTTAGCCTCCTCTTCAGAAAAGCCTAGGTGACGTAGCATTATAGCCTGTGTTTCTTTATCGTGTATACGTATAGAACCTCCACCTATCTCGTTACCGTTAAGTACAAGATCGTAGGCGTTTGCTTTTACTTCGCCAGGTTTTGTATCAAGTAATTCTATTTGACCAGGTTTTGGAGATGTAAATGGGTGGTGCATTGCGTGGTAATGTCCTGTCTCTTCATCTAGCTCAAGTAGCGGGAAATCTATGACCCACAGTGGTGCAAACTCATCTGGCTTGCGTAGTCCTAAGCGCTCTGCAAGCTCCATACGTAGAGCACTCATCTGTGCACGTACTTTGTTAGTCTCACCAGAGAGTATACAAACTAGATCACCTTTTTGAGCTCCTGTTACTTCTGCCCACTTTGCAAGATCTTCTTGATCATAAAATTTATCTACAGAAGATTTAAAGCTTCCATCGTCATTACAACGAGAGTACACCATTCCTAATGCTCCTACTTGCGGGCGTTTTACCCACTCTATAATTTTATCAATTTCTTTACGAGTATAAGAGTTACCTCCTGGTACAGCTATACCTACTACAAGCTCTGCATTATTAAAAACGCCAAAGTCTTTATGCTGTGCCACCTCATTAAGCTCGCCAAATTTCATCCCAAAACGAATGTCTGGCTTATCATTACCATACAGACGCATTGCATCATCATATAGCATACGTGGGAATTTCTCAATCTCTACCCCATTTACTTCCTTAAGTAAATGACGAGTAAGCCCTTCAAAGATGTTTAAAATATCTTCTTGCTCTACAAAGGCCATCTCACAGTCTATCTGTGTGAACTCTGGCTGTCTGTCTGCACGTAAATCTTCATCTCTAAAACATTTTACAATCTGGAAGTATTTATCCATACCACCCACCATAAGCAATTGCTTAAAGGTCTGCGGTGATTGTGGTAGTGCATAAAATTGTCCTTCATTCATACGAGAAGGCACTACAAAATCACGTGCTCCCTCTGGTGTAGATTTTATAAGGTAAGGAGTCTCAACTTCAATAAAATCTTGCTCAGATAAGTATTTACGTACCTCAAGAGCCACGCGGTGTCTAAAGATAAGACTCTCACGTACCGGCTTGCGGCGTATGTCTAGGTAACGATACTTCATACGTAGGTCTTCTCCACCATCTGTCTCATCTTCTATCGTAAAAGGAGGAGTAAGAGAAGCGTTAAGTATCTCCAGTTTTGATACCAATAACTCTATATCTCCAGTAGCAATGTTAGGGTTTTTTGAATCACGCTCAACTACGGTACCAGTAACTTGTATTACAAACTCGCGTCCCAGTTTACGTGCTTCTTCCATAAGAGCAGCATCTGTACG harbors:
- the aspS gene encoding aspartate--tRNA ligase; its protein translation is MYRTHNNGSLRAADVNKEVTLAGWVQKSRDKGFIIWVDLRDRYGMTQLVFDQERTDAALMEEARKLGREFVIQVTGTVVERDSKNPNIATGDIELLVSKLEILNASLTPPFTIEDETDGGEDLRMKYRYLDIRRKPVRESLIFRHRVALEVRKYLSEQDFIEVETPYLIKSTPEGARDFVVPSRMNEGQFYALPQSPQTFKQLLMVGGMDKYFQIVKCFRDEDLRADRQPEFTQIDCEMAFVEQEDILNIFEGLTRHLLKEVNGVEIEKFPRMLYDDAMRLYGNDKPDIRFGMKFGELNEVAQHKDFGVFNNAELVVGIAVPGGNSYTRKEIDKIIEWVKRPQVGALGMVYSRCNDDGSFKSSVDKFYDQEDLAKWAEVTGAQKGDLVCILSGETNKVRAQMSALRMELAERLGLRKPDEFAPLWVIDFPLLELDEETGHYHAMHHPFTSPKPGQIELLDTKPGEVKANAYDLVLNGNEIGGGSIRIHDKETQAIMLRHLGFSEEEAKAQFGFLMDAFEYGAPPHGGLAFGLDRLVAILGGQETIRDFIAFPKNNSGRDVMIDAPAPLDNEQLQELNLKLRG